The genomic DNA GCTCCACCCCTGGGCTGCGGAAAGAGCAAACCGAGAAGCCCTAAGAGCAGAGCAGTAAGGCGCGCTCCCCACGGCCCCGTTCGGTTCCTGCCTGACGTCCTGCCCTGGCTGCCCTTCATGACAGACTGGCATGCGGCCCCGCATTGCTTTACAGCAAGGTGTTCACAGTTAGCAACGGAGCCAGCCCTAAGCCTGAGTCAGATCGAATGGTTAGGGGTTTAGATCCAGAATGTTCTTCCAAAGGGTACAGTATGCAGCAGTGTAAAAGAGCCAGCCGACCACAGTAGTACTTCCCGCCGGGATCTCAGCGATGCAGAGGCTCGCCTGGGCTCCCAAGTTGAAAACAGAGGATTTGGCCACCACCAGTAAGTCCACCAACAACTCCCAGTTTAAGGGACTAGGAGGTAACTGACAcattaggaggtggggctttAGTTGCAGGGAGGGGTCACCCAGCTCCCCTTTCTAGCCTCTGAGAAGTGGGCAGCTTTGCTCTGCCGTGACAAGGTCTGGCAAACTGTGACCAAGACGCCAGGGTGGTTGCTCTTGCAGGACCTCCCAGAACCGCacggtctttctttctttcttttcttatttacggtttttccttccttctgttttggGGGTAAAATGGGATTAGGGGGTGTCTGCGAACACTCAGCTGTTGTTCTACACTGAGCCACGCCCCACCCGCCATCTCCCCTCGGATTGGTCCTTTTCTTGCCGTTCGGAGCTCTTCCCGCTCCGAAGCCGCCTGGCTTTCCCCCCGGGGAAGGTACCGGGCGTGGGCTCCGCCCTTTGCTCCCTGACCGCATTCACACCCGCGACTCCCATTGCAAACCTGGACCAGGGGCGAGCGAGGGGCGGGGAAGGGAGGCTGGGACCTGCGGCTAAGACCTGGGGAGGAGACGCTGCAGCCTCGGGAACGCGCACGGTGGGAAGGCACAGCCCAAACCAACCGCGCGAGTCCCCGGAAGCCCCGCCTCCGCCCgcgtgcacacgcatgcacgcacacacaggaTCGCTTGCTGAGTCTGGGGACCAGCGAGTCCgggcatcctcctgcctcggaACCACGTATTGAGATTACAGACCCTTCAAGAGCATCTTTTTACCAGGGTTctgggattcgaactcaggtcctcttgcttttttctttttttggtttttcgagacagggtttctctgtattgttttggaggctgtcctggaacttgctctgtagaccaggctggtttcgaactcacagagatccgcctgcctctgcctcccgagtgctgggattaaaggcgtgcgccaccaccgcccggcccttttttttttttttttcccatttcaaacaatatcaccatgtagcccaggctggccttaatgtaaacgtcctcttgcctcagcatcCTGGACAATGAAAGCACTTGGCCGGCCCCTGGCACACACTActggtctccttccttcctttcgcGCTCCGCCCCAGGTCCAATTCCCTGGGGCTCTGAGCTGTGGGCCTGGCACCCCCTAGCGTCCACGGCCGGCTGGCTGCATGGTTGCTTTTAGTGTGCAATCAGCCAtaatgggaagggagggagggaaaggagtgAGCAGAAGGGGCTGGGTCATGACGGGCCTGCTGTGAGGGAGGATGGCCCCTGGAGATGGCCACCTAGCCCACCAGCCCGAACAAAACGCTGGCTGGACCCAGCCTCCTATCACAACCTTGGTGAACATCTGTGCCTGTACTGGGGGAGCTCAGTCAGCAGTGCCTATAGTTGGAACACTGGCCTGCATGCGCTCACAGGAAGCAGAATTTGGGCCCCGGGACCATTTGTGTGACACAAGCCTGTCACCCCAGCagctgggaggtggaggtggaaggatcatgagtttaaggttTATGTAGTGAGTTTGCCAGCTGGCCTGGTCAAGTGCTGAAAGCTCAGTCGGGAAGTTGAGGTGTTAAGTTCCCAGCGGTGCTAGACATGGGttgtactgactgctcttccggttCAGGACCCCTGACTGTGGGTTCTGCTGGCAAGGGGGAGATGAGTTGCTGGGAGGTGAACTCAAGGCCCCAGTGCTCCACAGCTGTAGCCTCCTGAGCACTGCTGCCTGATGGACCAGGAGGGTCTTGGACTCCCTGATGACTGCCAGCATCCTCTTCATCACATAGACAGGTGGTCAGCAGAGATGACCTTTGATCCCTGAGGGCCCATCCCTGGGGCTGACACAGCGACTGTTTCTGCTCCGTCATAGCTGGGACACCCATCACCACAGACTTCAGGCTGACTGAAGTACCTGTGAGCACGCATAGGGAATGAATGAGGCCCAGGGAAGACGCCacagtaggaaagaaaaaaaacaaaaacaaaaacaaaaacagggcagAAGAGAGTTCCAAGGCCAAGGGCGCTGGCTACCCTTGGAGAGAGCTGGGTCAACTCATCACTCCCCTTCCAGGATTCCAGTTCCAAAGGGCCTGATGACTTTCTGACCACTGTGGGCACTGCGAGTATGTGGTGcccagacagacatgcaggcaaacactggtacatacaaaataaatctgaaagaatAAATTCTGAGACCTGAGACACCTGTCACTTTTAGCACTCAGGATGCTTAAAAGCAGATCTGCTGTTAAGTTCATGGCCGTGGATGAAAGTGCTGGCAACCAAGCCAGAAAGccggagttcaatccctggacccACTGGGTTGAGGGAGGAAAGCCATCCTTCCAAGTTTTTTTCTGACTgcaacacacatgcaaaataatacAAAGTGACCCAGCCCAGAGTGCCATCTTGTGGGGCTGAGATGGTGGCTCCTGTGGCCAGTGAAGGCTGTGGAAGGTGGGCAGGGTGTATCTGCCTTGGAAGGACTCAGGCTGCAGGGGGAGCAGTAGGTCTTCATGGGGCTGTGGCCCTGGGCTCATTCCCGCAGTGCAGTCTTACTACATGTGACCCACCGTGCTGACTGCACCTGTGGAGGCCTTGTGGTGGCAGACAGACTTGCTTTTGGATTCCAAATGGCGTATGCCACCAGCTCTATCCCCTACCTAGCACCCATCCCCAGAGCCTTCATTACAAGCTGCCTGGCTGGTGACATAGCCTTGCCCACAGCTGCTTCAAACAGGTCTGGTCTGGAGATGCAAAGCCAGAATCAAGGTTCTACAGAGTTGGTGCCTGTCTCACTGCCTGTGACATGGGCGGCGCTGAGTACAGAGCCAAGGCATCCGGTGTCCCAcccctgtcttagtcagggtttctattgctgtgaggaaacaccaagaccaaagcaacttggggaggaaagggtttatttggcttacacttccatatcactgttcacaATCGAAGGCAGTCAGGGCAgcaactcacacagggcaggaacatggagccaggagctgatgtagaggccatggaggggagctgcttactggcttgcacaCCCTGCTTTTTTATgaaacctaggaccaccagccaggGGATGGCATAGCACACCACAGGCTGGGCCCTCCCGCAacgatcactaattaagaaaatatacctATAGCTTGATATAGACAATTTCTCAATTAAGGCTCCCAATTGTCTCCAAGTGTGGTGGCTACAGCCATTAAGAAGAGGGAACATAAGAAATTGCCCCCACCAAATTGGGCTGGGTGTGTAAGAGCACAGTGAGCAAGCCAGGGGGGAAACGAGTAAACAGCTCCCCTCCaaggcctccaggctccctcctGCCATGAGCAAACCCCTTTCTCCAGTTGTTTATGGCCAAGGTGTTTACATAGCactagaaacctaactaagacatcaaGACCAAAATCTGACTCAActgctttatttgttttggtttttgaaacaaggaTTCACTGTGgctcagccctggctggcctggaacctcctgcctctgcaacctgagtgctaggatggAGGGCTAGCCTGCCTTGTGCCCGGCACAAACAAGTAATGACAGCAACACTGCTCCATCTGTAGTGCTGGGGAGGAAGCTGGGGAGTCAGTCAGCTGCAGTGAGGAGCTGCTGTCCTCAGGGTGTGCTGTGGCCCGTGGCTAGAACTCCACTTTGCAGGCAGGGAAGGCCTCGTCCTGCATGGACACCATGCTGCCACTGCCCAGAACCCTGATGCCCAGCGCCTGGTGCTGCTCGTGCGTCTCCTCATACCACCTGTGCATCACCGCTGAGTCGAAGGTAGGGATCAGTGTGACCTGGGGATGGAACAGGCAGACAGGTGACACTCCCCCGATAACCCCAGCCCCGCCTGCAGCACACAAGGACCTTCTTTGTAACCAGGTATTgccacacagcccaggctggccagctGGCCGGCCACTTCCCACCCACCTCCCAGAGCTCCCACAAGCCACTGTGACGGGGCAGTGCTGTTGCCAGGCTAGTAGCTCCATATACCCCTTGGGCTGCAGCCTCCTCTGCGCTGGGCAGCTCTGCCATGGGGCCTTTGTCCCCACTGTTTTCAAGGCTGACATTGCACACGCAAGGCTGCCTGGCTATCTGCTCAGTATGAGTTATGCCTCCCAACCAGAGTCCCTCATCTCCAACTCATGGGCTGGGATCCTGAGGCTGAGCAGGAAGGGCCTCTCAAAAGCAGGAGTCCTAGGGTCCCTGAAGGGGTCCACCCACCTGCAGGTCAAGGTCCCACTGCTGCTTGCCAGCCAGCAGTGCATCCAACACGGCCCGCAGGCCCTCTTCCTGGCGCTGGCCCTGCCCACTGATGACATAGCAGAGTGCACGTACTCGAAGGAAAAAGTCCGGGTCCAGGTGGCCCGCGCCACCCCCAGGCAGGTAAGCCAGGTCCAGGTAGACAGGGGAGCCAGCCCCAGGTGGCACTGGGCGGCCACTGAGCCCTGTGGATAATACACAGGTTGGTGGTGGCATCAGGGCATCTATGTGACAGATGGCTATTACCCCCCACCAAGGGACAGACACCCCAGATTCCTGTACCCTGTATTCACAAGGGCCAGTGTCAGGCACACTTCCTGGGCCATAGAGATGTGTACTCAGGGAGCAAGCTCAGCCCACAGACTGTTAGACCCTGGGTGTGTGGAACTAAGAGGGCTCCCAAAACTGGTCATGTGGCAAGTTCTTCAGACTCAAAGCTCTGTCCCCACTTCCAGGTGACAGGGAGCCAGGGTAGCAGGAAATACAGGCCAGAGGACCCCAGGACaaaaagcaggcacacacacacacacacacacacacacacacacacacacacacacacacacatacacacacatacacacacacacggctcaaTGCTGGGGGAAGACGACAACAGCAAGTGGAGACAGCCCCAGCCCTGCTTGGCATTGGCACAGCCAGTGAAGGCTGTGACTCAGGGCAGGCTACCTGCGGGGGATGCTGGGgatccagcatgggactgaggtCGGCAGAGCGCCCGCAGGGCCCTTCTGAGCCCTAGCTGCACTGGGTACTTGTGAGGGAGGCATGAGAACCTACAAATGTCATCCCTACCTGGCTCTGGCATGAACAGGGCTGGTGCTATGGTTAGCTATACAGTCCCTCTGGAGTGTGGGCCTGTCTCTAGCAGGGTCACAGGTGGGCGTGATGGGAAGCATGTCACTAGGTGCCAACCTGGGTAGACAGAGCTACCAAGTCCCCCTGGTTACTTAATCTCTTTCCTGTAAGCACCTGTCAGTGAGGTGAGTTCTGTCATCTGTAAATGTGCCAAACCTAGACACTGGGCCAAAGCACTCATCAGCTGCAGCAATCCCTAAGGCCAGAGCCCTGCTGGGGACAGGCCCAGAGAGCAGCCTCAGTGCCACCTGGCCTGGAGATGAGCAGACAGCCACTTCCTACTTTCAGGGCAGGCCTCAAGGCCCAGAAGGTGTTGACCTTGGAACCCAGGTGCAAAGCCAAGCCCAGGAGCTCACCTATCAAATCAGCATTcatgagactgaggcaggagtatcacttaagggccagtctgggctatagtctgtttctgagatagggtctttctggatacacagcccaggctggcctcaaagtcacagagatctgcctgtctctgcctcccaagtactgggattaaggctGTGCTACCACGCCTGACAAAACCCTCTCAAAACACCGAAAAAGCTAAACATGACCGAcaccctggcctctgcctctgcaggcaGAAGGCCCCAGAATAAAGCCGTCTCAAAACACAGACAAGACTATACGACAAGCAGAAAAGCCCGTGCCAGCCCAGCACGGCTGAACTTCCTAGAAAGCAACACTCAGAAGTCCTCTCTGGAGGATCTAAAAGGTGGGAGCAGGAGAACTCAGCTGGCACTGGGGCCACGGGTCAGCCCCTGAACAGGAGTGAGGAGGCCCAGAAAGACTAGAGTGGCTGGAACAACAGTAGAAAGGGGGAATGGGACTCACCAGAGGAGGTCCTCGTGGCAGGAGacacttttgagacagtcttgggGACTGAGGGCTTCCTGGTGAGGGGCACACGGCCTGGCTTGTCTGCAGGCTCACTGCGGGCACTTAGTGGCCGGACTCGGTCCCCTGCAGGGCCCTTGGTCTTGGCAGCTACAGATGCAGCTCTGGGGGCAGCGGAGGCGGAGCTCGGCCTTGCAGGGGCCTTGCGGCTGCGACCAGGATTGGTGGGGTTGGGCGGCTGCCTGGCTCGGGGCAGCAGGGCCTCGGGGTCCACCATGCAGATGCCGGGGGCATCGGGCAGCGGTGGTGGTACACGGGGTGTGGGCAGCGGGTCCCTGGCTGCACTCTCACTACCCACATCGTCGTCGGAGTCTGCAACCGGCACAGGATCAGAGTCAGACAACGTGGGCAGTGACTCACTCACTGACGTAGGCGGCGTCTCCGGTGGCCGCTCCTGCGAACGAGCGCTGCTGTCCGAGCTGCCCGGAGATGCAGGAGGGGGCGGCTTGCGGTGCGCAAACTCACAAGGGGACACCAGGCATAGGTCCACATCATGTGGGGATGTGGAGCGGCGAGCAAGGCGCAGGGGAAGGCTAAGCCCCGAGTCACCTGCTGGCAGAACCTGCTCAAAGGACACGGACAGCGACTCATCTACCTCAGTGGAGTGCGGTGAGCCCAGCTCCGCAGGCaacgagggtgtggtcagagtgggTGTCGTGGCTGTGGGTGTAGTGGCTGAGGGTGACGCATCCAGGGCAGGTTCTGGGCGTAGCGGGCTGAGTGACAGGTGCTCAGGGCTATTGCCAGGTGCGGTAGGTGGTGGGGACCGAGCTGGAGACAGGGTTGGGGACGGGGCAGGTGGCCGCTGGGGCTCCAGACTGCTCCCTGCTTCTGCGGGGCACTGCGGCACATGAGCCATAGGTGGCCCTGAGGGAACCGGGGCTCGGGGACCATTCTGTGACGTGCGAGGTTTCGTGTTGGCGACACCTGGCCCGGAGCGGCGCATGTCTCGGACTGTAGGCCGTGTGGGCCCAGGTTTTGCATCCTTCTTCAGGTCACGCGTGGGCGGAGCTGGCTCTCTCCGCACTGTGCTTCTGCTGGCGGAGCTGCTGATGGTGCTGCGGACAGGTTCTTTACGCGAGCTGTCCCGCGAGGCCAAGCTGTCCTGGCTGTCAGCCCTCGCAGGAGCATCCAAGTCACCTGTGGTGACCACTGGCCGGCGCAGACACGGCAGATGCTGCAGGCGCTGCAGCCCGTCCAGCAGGCGTGTGGGCGGCGTGCGTCCAGGGAACAGCACTCGAACCACCTTGTCACTGGGCGATGCAGGCTGCCACACCAGCAGTGCGCAGGCCGGTGCCGCAGGGTCCCCAGGTGGCGGGTGCAGCACGAAGAGCTCAAGGCGGCCAACACCCAGCTTCTCAAAGAGGACAGTGGGGCGTGTGGGCTGCGGGCCACGCTGCAGGGGCAGGGGTGCAATGCCCAGGCTGCGCAGCAGGCCCCGCGCGCACACTGCCTCATCCTCACCCCCGCGCAGCCGAGATGTTGCCTCTCGAGCATTGAGGAATACGACACCCAGGGCAGGGGACAGAAGGCGGCGCAGCCTCTCCTCGCATTGTCCCTGTGGCCCTGCAGCAGCCTCACGTTCTGCCAGCTTGCGGCGCAGCAGGCTATTGAGGCCAGGCAGGCTGTCTGCGCCTGCGTGGGTCACTAGCACTGCGTCCACGCGGTCCAGGTGGCGCACCAGCTTCCAGAAGCTCGACTTGGGGTTGGAACCGCCATTCACCAGCACAGTGAAGCCATTGACTGCGAAGAAGGCGGCGTCGCCCAGGCCACCAGGGAACACATAGCAGCAGGGCCGCGCCAGGCGCAGGAAGCCCCCTGCGGCCGGCGGCTCCAGCAGCTCGAAGGGCGATGGCGGCTCCAGCGACTCAGCCACATACTCCAGAAAGGCGCGCAGGCCCTCGGAGGCTGGCAGCCGCGCGGGTGGGTTCAGGCGCAGCCGCAGTCCAGGCGTGGGGCCCAGCAGCATCCAGTCCCCAAAGGTCGGACAGGACAGGGTGAGGGCCGGTGGGGCAATGGGTGCCGAGGCCAGAGCATCCTGGACCTGTAGGACCAGCACAGGGCCACCTGGATCCAAGGACTTGGGCACCACTCCTCCTAATCGCCAACCTGCCACTACGATCCCCAGGCCCTCCTGGCCCATGGCCCCATTCTTTGTACCTTCCCTCTCACAGCACTGTCTGGGTGAGCAGTTTGGGGGCCCTTTTCCCCACCCCAGAGCAGTGCGAAGGGGAAGAGCTCACCTCTTTGTCCCCCAGCACCTGCAGGAAGTGCTGCGCTGAGAACCCCCCGGTCTGCAGCAGCAGCTCCCCAGTCTCCTCCAGGCAGGGTCCTGCCAGCACCAGCACTTTATGAGGGGCAGGGTCCATCAGGAGGTTCCGGAGCTGTGGGAGGAACTGAGAGGCTGCAGGGGAAGCAGAGCCTGGCCCACTGTGGGCACAACAGTCCCTTCCCTGCAGCCCCCCTTCCTGCACCAGCTGACATCACCTGCCTAGCAGTACTCTGGCTACTCTAGCAGGAGACTGCTTCAGGCAGAcacacctagctttttttttttttttttttttttaaggcaagatTCTCTATGAAAGCACAGGTTACCCATCACCTCTTAATCCTGCTTCTGTGGGAAAAGTGAGGCCTGCAGCAGCATCCCcaaaaaacacagaacaaaacaaacgtTGAAAGGATCAACTGTGGCCAGCAGGGAGAACCCCAGAGCAGTCTGACGTCTGCTGATGTATATAACAAGTGCAGACTGACTAGCCAAAGCCAAGGCTCCTAGGCACCAGGGAGAGCTCCCAGGTCAGCCTGCTGGGTGTACCCTGTGGCTCCTGCCTTCCTGTCCCACCCCCACTAGAgacaggaagttgaggcaggaaggatCAAGCACATCTTCTGGGGCGTGTGTGAGGACAGGACAACACACATCCCAGGTCACCGGCTCCTACCTCATCGCACAGGGATTTGTCTGAAGGGTTCAGCAGGACCAGCGTCTCCAGGGTCTCTCCACGGTGGTGCAGGCTCCGCTGACCTGAGGGATGACAGGTTCAGGATGACAGAGAGTCAGGGGCCTGATAGCAAATCCTGCCACCACCAAGGGACCCTCAAGCATGCAAGCCCAGAACTCACACCAGGGTGCTACATCCTGTAAGCAAAGATGAGGGCAAATGGGAAGCGAGGGGTGCCTGGGCCTCAAGTAGAGACAACCAAGATAGCAGCACTGGTGCCAGGATGGCCACCCTCGCACAAGCTCCAGCTCAGCACTTAAGCCAGGAGGTGCCAGGAGGCTCCCAAGGGCAAACAGCAACTTCAGTCCCACCCCTGTGAGGCTGCTTGTAGAGCTCCAGCAGACTCAGCTGGAGCTATGTCACTACCCAGAGGGCCTTATCAGAGGGGCTGTGGTACACAGGAGGTCACACAGCATATGGCATTTCCAGCTCTTTCTCCAGGGATCAGGAAGCCACAGTGACTCAAAGGGACAATTAGATGGTCACTTCCTTCCCCTCCAGCAGCTGCAGGTGATGACTCAATCCACTGGCCAGGAGATGAGCTACAAGAAATACCCACAAAGCAGCCACCGGCTGCTCTGGCCACCCTGGGATCCCCTGGGGAGCTTTTCCTGTaccccatctctgcttccctaTTGACTGAGACCACCCTGTAGGTTCTCCCCAAGGGCCCCTCCCTAGAGTCCTCCCTGTATCCTTTTCATGCATAGGCCCTGCTCTTCCTGACCCAAAGCTGAGGCAGCATGTCCAGGTTAGGGGTAGCAGGGGCCTTTGGTGGTGCCCCAAGCCATGCCCAGCATACAGCTGTCACTCAGCAGCTTGGCATCCAGTGAATGAGCAGTAGGGATCCTGGGACAGGTCACCTTTCACAATGCTGGAGAAGGTGGCCGAGTGCCGGGACACAAAAGCCTTGAGCTGCTCATCCAGGCTGCAGATGGTGGGGTCCACATCCTCCCATGAGCGAAgacctgcaggcagcaggagacagacctcagctccagcaccctcctgtctggctgtcctggcccCACAGCTTGGTTCCTGGGCAGGCAGACCCAAGGGACTCAGGCAGGCCTCAGCCTTTCACTGACTGGAAGCCTGGCTGGCCATCTGTCCTAGGTCTCCTGCTTTCCTGCCAGGATCCTGAActtagagggagggagggagggagagagggagggagagagagagagagagagagagagagagagagagagagagagagagagagagagaaagtgtgtgtgtgtgatcctcaCCTTCTGCATCTTATGTCTGGGACAGTGTCCCTCACTGAATCTTCAGGTCATCACCTGGTGAGGCAGTGAGCAGCCTCTccggagctgggattacaggt from Cricetulus griseus strain 17A/GY chromosome 1 unlocalized genomic scaffold, alternate assembly CriGri-PICRH-1.0 chr1_0, whole genome shotgun sequence includes the following:
- the Map1s gene encoding microtubule-associated protein 1S isoform X3; protein product: MDPAPHKVLVLAGPCLEETGELLLQTGGFSAQHFLQVLGDKEVQDALASAPIAPPALTLSCPTFGDWMLLGPTPGLRLRLNPPARLPASEGLRAFLEYVAESLEPPSPFELLEPPAAGGFLRLARPCCYVFPGGLGDAAFFAVNGFTVLVNGGSNPKSSFWKLVRHLDRVDAVLVTHAGADSLPGLNSLLRRKLAEREAAAGPQGQCEERLRRLLSPALGVVFLNAREATSRLRGGEDEAVCARGLLRSLGIAPLPLQRGPQPTRPTVLFEKLGVGRLELFVLHPPPGDPAAPACALLVWQPASPSDKVVRVLFPGRTPPTRLLDGLQRLQHLPCLRRPVVTTGDLDAPARADSQDSLASRDSSRKEPVRSTISSSASRSTVRREPAPPTRDLKKDAKPGPTRPTVRDMRRSGPGVANTKPRTSQNGPRAPVPSGPPMAHVPQCPAEAGSSLEPQRPPAPSPTLSPARSPPPTAPGNSPEHLSLSPLRPEPALDASPSATTPTATTPTLTTPSLPAELGSPHSTEVDESLSVSFEQVLPAGDSGLSLPLRLARRSTSPHDVDLCLVSPCEFAHRKPPPPASPGSSDSSARSQERPPETPPTSVSESLPTLSDSDPVPVADSDDDVGSESAARDPLPTPRVPPPLPDAPGICMVDPEALLPRARQPPNPTNPGRSRKAPARPSSASAAPRAASVAAKTKGPAGDRVRPLSARSEPADKPGRVPLTRKPSVPKTVSKVSPATRTSSGLSGRPVPPGAGSPVYLDLAYLPGGGAGHLDPDFFLRVRALCYVISGQGQRQEEGLRAVLDALLAGKQQWDLDLQVTLIPTFDSAVMHRWYEETHEQHQALGIRVLGSGSMVSMQDEAFPACKVEF
- the Map1s gene encoding microtubule-associated protein 1S isoform X2 translates to MAAVMAAPEAVAAPSSLLLLVVGGECGCPGLLAYVLEELERGLRSWEDVDPTICSLDEQLKAFVSRHSATFSSIVKGQRSLHHRGETLETLVLLNPSDKSLCDELRNLLMDPAPHKVLVLAGPCLEETGELLLQTGGFSAQHFLQVLGDKEVQDALASAPIAPPALTLSCPTFGDWMLLGPTPGLRLRLNPPARLPASEGLRAFLEYVAESLEPPSPFELLEPPAAGGFLRLARPCCYVFPGGLGDAAFFAVNGFTVLVNGGSNPKSSFWKLVRHLDRVDAVLVTHAGADSLPGLNSLLRRKLAEREAAAGPQGQCEERLRRLLSPALGVVFLNAREATSRLRGGEDEAVCARGLLRSLGIAPLPLQRGPQPTRPTVLFEKLGVGRLELFVLHPPPGDPAAPACALLVWQPASPSDKVVRVLFPGRTPPTRLLDGLQRLQHLPCLRRPVVTTGDLDAPARADSQDSLASRDSSRKEPVRSTISSSASRSTVRREPAPPTRDLKKDAKPGPTRPTVRDMRRSGPGVANTKPRTSQNGPRAPVPSGPPMAHVPQCPAEAGSSLEPQRPPAPSPTLSPARSPPPTAPGNSPEHLSLSPLRPEPALDASPSATTPTATTPTLTTPSLPAELGSPHSTEVDESLSVSFEQVLPAGDSGLSLPLRLARRSTSPHDVDLCLVSPCEFAHRKPPPPASPGSSDSSARSQERPPETPPTSVSESLPTLSDSDPVPVADSDDDVGSESAARDPLPTPRVPPPLPDAPGICMVDPEALLPRARQPPNPTNPGRSRKAPARPSSASAAPRAASVAAKTKGPAGDRVRPLSARSEPADKPGRVPLTRKPSVPKTVSKVSPATRTSSGLSGRPVPPGAGSPVYLDLAYLPGGGAGHLDPDFFLRVRALCYVISGQGQRQEEGLRAVLDALLAGKQQWDLDLQVTLIPTFDSAVMHRWYEETHEQHQALGIRVLGSGSMVSMQDEAFPACKVEF